The Antricoccus suffuscus genome segment GGCATACATTTCCGGTACGCCGCAGGCGATCCGGATTCCACGCCGGGACAACCCGCGCACGCGCGTGCCGGTCGGCGCGGTCGCGATCGCCAATGAATACACGGTGATCTATCCGGCCGCTACGCCTGGCGGATGGAGCATCATCGGCACGCTCGAGGGACCACCGATGTGGGATACCAATGCGGACCCACCGACTCGGGTGGGGCTCGGTGACCGGATCATGTTTCGGAGGGTCGGATGATCGAGATCGTGGCGACCGGTCTGGAGGCGACGGTTCAAGACGTGGGCCGAAGCGGCTGGGCGCACCTCGGCGTACCGCGGGCCGGCGCCGCCGACCTCGCGGCATACGACTTGGCCAACCGGCTGGTCGGCAATCCGGCCGATGCGGCCGCGGTGGAATTCCTGCTCGGCGGGCTCGCGGTCCGGTTCACCGAACCGACGTCTTTTGCGCTGACCGGCGCGCCCGTCCCCGTCACGCTCGATGGGCGTGGCGTAGACATGGCGACGACGACGTACGCCGCCACTGGCCAAAAACTTGTTACTGGGCGGGCGATCTACGGGTTGCGCACGTATCTGGGTGTCGGCGGCGGCATCGATGTGGAGCGCGTGCTGGGAAGTCGCTCGTCGGACACGCTTTCCGGCCTTGGCCCACCGCGGCTCACTGACGGCGACACCCTACCTATTGGCCGTCACAGTGGTACCTCTGGTACGCCGACAGACGTGGTCGTCGACACCGCAAGCGCCACCGACGAGATCGAGGTCCGGTTCATCCGCGGCCCGCGTGCCGACTTCTTCAGCGATCAGGCCCGTGAACTGTTTGAGGCTGCACGGTGGACTGTGTCTTCCGATATCAACCGAGTCGGCGCGCGTCTCGAGGGGCCGCGCCTTGAGTACGCCGGCGATGTCCAATTGCCGAGCGAAGGCATGCTCGTCGGCTCCGTCCAGGTGCCGCCGTCTGGGCAGCCGATCATTTTCCTAGCTAACCATCCACCGAGTGGTGGGTACCCGATTATCGGTGTCGTGATCGGCGCCGATGTCGGGAAGGTCGCCCAAGCCGAACCCGGCAAGACCGTTCACTTCCGCGCCGTGTCGTAACCGTCGCTTCCTTGACAGCTGGAATTCGCCGAAGTCGTCGGCACCGCGCAGGTGCCGCAAGCGAGTGGTCAGTTCTTGCGGCCGCTGCCGAGCGCCCAGACTGCCGCAGGCACGGCCTAAAAAGCAACAGACTCCTAGACGCACCTTGTCTACACACGAGATCCGCGCTCGCGCTCCGGCGGGAGCGCGAAACCCGCGCCGCAATGTTGAGCGAGCGTGCTAATCGACACCACCTGGTGCGGCAGTGTCCGGTAGTGCGCTCTGGCGGAAGTGTTCCGCTTGTCGGCGTTGACCGTGATGCAGGACGTCCTAGCCAGGTTTGGCGGTTCGTGTGTAGAGGATGGGCGCTATAGACGCCCTTTGTCTACACACGAGATCCGCGGTCGCGCTCCGGCGGGAGCGCTGCGTTTCTATGCGACGGCTACGACGTCGGATTGTTGCTGGTCGAGTTGTTCGGCGTTGTCGAGGAGAGCATCGGCCGCGGTCCGGCCGCCGCCGGCCTCACCACCCCAGGTCGGTCGGATCGCGTCGGCGTACGGGTGTTCCATGTCGGTGACATCCGCGATCAGGTCAGCTAGCAGTGCCCGTTCTCCGTACCGGGTCTCGTTCTCCACGTCATAGGCGATGGTGCGGGTGGTCTGTGCGGCGGTGATGCGCTGTCCACCGATCCGGGTGAACGTCCACCGGTC includes the following:
- a CDS encoding biotin-dependent carboxyltransferase family protein, which translates into the protein MIEIVATGLEATVQDVGRSGWAHLGVPRAGAADLAAYDLANRLVGNPADAAAVEFLLGGLAVRFTEPTSFALTGAPVPVTLDGRGVDMATTTYAATGQKLVTGRAIYGLRTYLGVGGGIDVERVLGSRSSDTLSGLGPPRLTDGDTLPIGRHSGTSGTPTDVVVDTASATDEIEVRFIRGPRADFFSDQARELFEAARWTVSSDINRVGARLEGPRLEYAGDVQLPSEGMLVGSVQVPPSGQPIIFLANHPPSGGYPIIGVVIGADVGKVAQAEPGKTVHFRAVS